The following are from one region of the Isoalcanivorax indicus genome:
- a CDS encoding DUF6160 family protein encodes MACRRDKARPKANNNKRRARAMEITTMKTFKKLALVSAIAALPMTGFAMQQMDDEALSGVTGQDGISIALDLDATLNVGIEDTTGFTGATDPGLLLLIGHSLSGGLTIDLDSANRAGAGVLRVGIAIDNLQIETGDIHVMPGTDGTAADPIDAGFANMNTQVAAAGAGTRILESMTIDISTLELAVELGAGAEDFLNITEGDIGVLTITNFQLNDLANDGAIGIDTIQISGMDLSGTTAGLTDDGLVLTMGTSLDDISIAMNRLSLNANATTPSYLGNIYITGLDIAGTTVTINGK; translated from the coding sequence ATGGCATGTCGTCGGGACAAGGCTCGACCAAAAGCCAATAACAACAAGCGCCGTGCACGCGCAATGGAGATAACAACGATGAAAACCTTCAAAAAACTTGCTCTCGTTTCCGCTATTGCAGCCCTGCCGATGACCGGCTTCGCCATGCAACAGATGGATGATGAGGCTCTGTCCGGGGTAACGGGTCAGGACGGGATCAGCATCGCGCTGGATCTGGACGCGACTCTGAACGTAGGTATTGAAGATACCACTGGTTTCACTGGCGCCACGGACCCGGGTCTGTTGCTGTTGATCGGCCACTCGCTGTCTGGCGGCCTGACCATTGACCTGGATTCTGCAAACCGTGCCGGCGCTGGCGTACTGCGTGTCGGTATTGCCATTGACAACCTGCAGATCGAGACAGGCGATATCCATGTCATGCCGGGTACTGATGGCACTGCTGCTGATCCTATCGATGCGGGCTTTGCCAACATGAATACGCAGGTGGCTGCTGCTGGTGCCGGCACCCGTATCCTGGAAAGCATGACCATCGATATCAGCACGCTGGAACTGGCTGTTGAATTGGGTGCTGGTGCTGAAGATTTCCTCAACATCACCGAGGGTGACATTGGTGTCTTGACCATCACCAACTTCCAGCTGAACGATCTGGCCAATGATGGTGCGATCGGCATCGATACTATTCAGATCAGCGGCATGGACTTGAGCGGCACTACCGCTGGTCTGACTGATGATGGCCTGGTGCTGACCATGGGCACCAGTCTGGACGATATCAGCATCGCGATGAACCGCCTGTCCCTGAATGCCAATGCCACTACCCCGAGCTACCTGGGTAACATCTACATCACCGGCCTGGACATCGCAGGCACCACCGTGACCATCAACGGCAAGTAA
- a CDS encoding C39 family peptidase yields MLEAILGVALIFFAVNQAAVVEEYPRGYVYYEHPTHQGPVAERDIAPKPVSEFRYRNVVRQAYDYSCGSAALTTILNHYLGRQFEERQIMEGLLRFGETDRIVERRGFSLLDMRRLATALGHPSAGYRAEIKDLKTLDHPAIVPISYGGFKHFVVLREYRDGHIYVADPALGNISFTETKFEEIWEQNVLFIVFPNGFEPQEDLALTDYDLRMIDEQTINRLAFQEFPVFTRPIEQWADKAGTLRAVLTEDSEGVERVINVPTRTYFRRK; encoded by the coding sequence ATGCTTGAGGCAATTCTGGGCGTGGCCCTGATCTTCTTTGCTGTCAATCAGGCTGCTGTCGTGGAGGAGTATCCGCGCGGCTACGTCTATTACGAGCACCCCACGCATCAAGGCCCCGTGGCCGAGCGGGATATCGCCCCGAAGCCAGTCTCCGAATTCCGCTATCGCAATGTCGTGCGCCAGGCGTATGACTATTCCTGTGGTTCCGCCGCGCTCACCACCATCCTCAACCACTACCTCGGGCGGCAGTTCGAGGAACGGCAGATCATGGAAGGTCTGCTGCGGTTCGGGGAAACCGACCGTATCGTCGAGCGCCGGGGCTTTTCCCTGCTGGATATGCGTCGCCTGGCGACGGCTCTGGGGCATCCCAGCGCAGGTTATCGTGCCGAAATCAAGGATCTGAAGACCCTCGACCATCCGGCGATCGTGCCGATCTCCTACGGCGGCTTCAAACACTTTGTGGTGCTGCGTGAATACCGCGACGGGCATATCTATGTGGCTGACCCGGCGCTGGGCAATATCAGTTTCACTGAAACCAAGTTCGAGGAAATCTGGGAGCAGAACGTACTGTTCATCGTGTTCCCCAACGGCTTCGAGCCGCAGGAAGATCTGGCGCTGACCGATTACGACCTGCGCATGATTGATGAGCAGACGATCAATCGTCTGGCGTTCCAGGAGTTTCCCGTCTTCACTCGGCCCATAGAGCAATGGGCGGACAAGGCTGGCACCTTGCGTGCCGTGCTGACGGAAGACTCGGAAGGTGTCGAGCGCGTGATCAACGTACCGACACGGACTTATTTCCGGCGCAAGTAA
- a CDS encoding transporter gives MTMGAPLLAQADDRDTDAARAALQQQEDDATEERNLEEVFQAAERQYSLLRSGNMALNFSGDYSYYRNDRIDIAIGDNGNISRFRIENDAEHSFGASLSFDYGIWNNLTFNTRLPVQYKYDTQRDAQQASLGDVTFGLRYQPFPVRPGGVNTTLYTTLSTATGDSPYTIDPNRDLSSGKGYYSLGGGVSMSKVVDPVVLFGSMGYTMAFDATGLDQRRGQDTLKRVEPGDSISFSMGLAYALSYEVSVSASYQQSYNFVSKFRFERDGEPFTAKSEDSTSSILNTSLGLRTSSNRIVNISFGFGLTEDSPDVLLGISLPIDISGLKPGA, from the coding sequence ATGACGATGGGTGCGCCCTTGCTGGCGCAGGCAGACGACCGCGATACGGACGCCGCGCGTGCCGCCCTGCAGCAGCAGGAGGATGACGCGACCGAGGAGCGCAATCTGGAAGAGGTGTTCCAGGCGGCCGAGCGGCAATACTCCCTGCTGCGTTCCGGCAATATGGCGCTGAATTTTTCCGGCGACTACAGCTACTACCGTAACGATCGCATCGATATCGCGATTGGCGATAACGGCAACATCAGCCGTTTTCGTATCGAGAACGATGCGGAACATTCGTTCGGTGCGTCGCTGTCGTTCGATTATGGTATCTGGAACAACCTGACGTTCAATACGCGGCTGCCGGTGCAGTACAAGTATGATACCCAGCGTGATGCGCAACAGGCGTCGCTGGGTGATGTCACCTTCGGGCTGCGCTATCAGCCTTTCCCGGTGCGGCCGGGTGGCGTGAACACCACGCTCTACACCACGCTGTCCACCGCTACCGGTGACAGCCCCTACACCATCGACCCGAATCGTGACCTCTCCAGCGGCAAGGGCTACTACTCCCTGGGTGGCGGCGTCAGCATGAGCAAGGTGGTGGACCCCGTAGTGCTGTTCGGTTCGATGGGCTACACCATGGCCTTCGATGCCACCGGGCTGGACCAGCGTCGCGGGCAGGATACCCTCAAGCGCGTGGAGCCGGGTGACAGTATCAGCTTCTCCATGGGCCTGGCGTATGCGTTGTCTTACGAGGTGTCGGTCAGCGCCAGTTACCAGCAGTCCTACAACTTTGTCAGCAAATTCCGCTTCGAGCGTGATGGCGAGCCCTTTACGGCCAAATCCGAAGATTCGACATCCAGCATTCTCAATACCTCGTTGGGTCTGCGCACCTCCAGCAACCGTATCGTGAACATCAGCTTCGGCTTCGGTCTGACAGAAGATTCGCCGGATGTCCTGTTGGGCATCTCCTTGCCGATCGATATCAGCGGCCTGAAACCCGGTGCCTGA
- a CDS encoding OmpP1/FadL family transporter, whose protein sequence is MKNNKIKSLGLIAGLLLAGTAQAQLATNLGIDVRAMSMGHAVTADPPGIMSIHFNPAGLARLEGRRMDLQFLGVDFNIESEFSAPPGYNVFGFSDDPIVCADAPNNGSDVCNDFRTGRSTIKGASLYLPLVNDIIDLPPGPLLAGPIPSFAIKPPGSKFTFATATYLPMAAGFYRDENDPGNFMGKRVALTRMTYLAPSVGYQVNDTLSIGASIGFSYQGVGLETDMRAPNELLGFTRIIDESLCAPFKGESNFALDFVLFGICNPKEGLGPFKNLASIDVQMDQRFSPSYNLGILWEPKDWFAWGAVWHAPVDVSLRGKYRIQYSNAAQETINGIGSSPTGAIALAVLGIPNRVGSEDVGMVSMDLTMPAHFQTGIKVNPTERWQFNVDAVWVDYKQWDAFTMDFDGPNAALALARLFSPESSSTRLSLPLNYQSTWNLAFGTEYAATDRLRLRAGFEPRASAIPDDRRAPLVPINEARYYSLGLGYQWDKDTEIDLAIATLRSRDSIPANTSCAANCTGINNVIYNPYAGLDIETKATINMVGMAFRTRF, encoded by the coding sequence ATGAAGAATAACAAGATAAAAAGCCTGGGACTGATTGCGGGGCTGCTGCTGGCCGGCACCGCCCAGGCACAGTTGGCCACCAACCTTGGCATTGATGTGCGTGCCATGAGTATGGGGCATGCCGTAACGGCTGATCCGCCGGGGATCATGTCCATTCACTTCAATCCGGCCGGTCTGGCGCGCCTGGAAGGTCGGCGTATGGACCTGCAGTTCCTCGGCGTGGATTTCAATATCGAGTCGGAATTCAGTGCGCCGCCAGGTTACAACGTTTTCGGTTTTTCCGATGACCCGATCGTCTGTGCCGATGCCCCGAACAACGGCTCGGATGTGTGTAACGATTTCCGCACCGGGCGCAGTACCATCAAGGGCGCTTCGCTGTATCTGCCCCTGGTGAATGACATCATTGACCTGCCGCCCGGGCCGCTGCTCGCGGGGCCCATCCCGTCCTTTGCCATCAAACCGCCGGGTTCCAAATTTACCTTCGCCACCGCGACCTACCTGCCCATGGCGGCGGGCTTTTATCGTGACGAGAATGATCCCGGCAATTTCATGGGCAAACGTGTTGCCCTGACCCGTATGACCTATCTGGCGCCGTCGGTCGGCTATCAGGTGAACGATACCCTGTCGATTGGTGCCTCCATCGGTTTCTCCTACCAGGGGGTAGGGCTGGAAACCGATATGCGCGCGCCGAACGAACTGTTGGGCTTTACCCGTATCATCGACGAAAGCCTGTGCGCACCGTTCAAGGGTGAATCGAACTTCGCTCTGGATTTTGTGCTCTTCGGTATCTGTAATCCGAAGGAGGGCCTGGGCCCGTTCAAGAACCTGGCTTCCATCGATGTGCAGATGGACCAGCGCTTCAGCCCCTCTTATAACCTGGGCATCCTGTGGGAGCCGAAGGACTGGTTCGCCTGGGGGGCCGTGTGGCATGCGCCGGTGGATGTCAGCTTGCGTGGCAAATACCGGATCCAGTACTCCAATGCCGCTCAGGAAACCATCAACGGTATCGGCAGCAGTCCGACCGGGGCGATTGCCCTGGCGGTGCTGGGCATTCCCAACCGTGTCGGCTCCGAGGATGTGGGCATGGTGAGCATGGACCTGACCATGCCGGCGCATTTCCAGACCGGCATCAAGGTGAATCCTACGGAGCGTTGGCAGTTCAACGTGGACGCCGTGTGGGTGGATTACAAGCAGTGGGACGCCTTCACCATGGATTTCGACGGCCCCAATGCCGCGCTGGCACTGGCCCGTCTGTTCTCGCCCGAGTCTTCCAGCACGCGCCTGAGCCTGCCGCTGAACTACCAATCGACCTGGAACCTGGCCTTTGGTACCGAGTACGCGGCGACTGACCGGTTGCGTCTGCGGGCGGGCTTCGAGCCGCGCGCCTCGGCGATCCCGGATGACCGCCGGGCACCGCTGGTGCCAATCAATGAGGCGCGTTATTACAGCCTGGGGCTGGGCTATCAGTGGGACAAGGACACCGAGATCGACCTGGCCATCGCGACCCTGCGCAGCCGTGATAGCATTCCGGCCAATACCAGTTGCGCAGCCAACTGTACCGGGATCAACAACGTGATCTATAACCCCTATGCCGGACTCGACATTGAAACCAAGGCAACCATCAACATGGTCGGCATGGCGTTCCGCACCCGGTTCTGA
- a CDS encoding GntR family transcriptional regulator — MEALPTDDSRTLADRVFARLQDDIVRGELLPGTKLGEAELAARYGVSRGPLREAIRRLESRKLLERVPHVGTRVVSLSLDDLIEIYHIREALEGMAARLAAQHMSDAEIASLVALLGQHEQQQDLREDVAYFQREGDLDFHYRIIQGSHNHTLIDMLIGGIYHTVRMYRYQFSTVSNRPQKALQEHRRIAEALEARDGEMAEILMRRHISRARENIEASNSQTLEQSQ; from the coding sequence ATGGAAGCTTTGCCCACCGACGACAGCCGCACGCTGGCTGACCGGGTCTTTGCCCGGTTGCAGGACGATATCGTCCGCGGTGAGCTGCTGCCCGGTACCAAGCTGGGTGAGGCGGAGCTGGCCGCCCGCTACGGCGTCAGCCGGGGCCCGCTGCGTGAGGCGATCCGCCGGCTGGAGTCGCGCAAGCTGCTGGAGCGCGTGCCCCATGTCGGAACCCGGGTGGTCTCCCTGTCGCTCGATGACCTGATCGAGATCTACCATATCCGTGAAGCGCTGGAAGGCATGGCAGCCCGTCTGGCGGCCCAGCATATGAGTGACGCCGAGATCGCCAGCCTGGTGGCCCTGCTGGGGCAGCACGAGCAGCAGCAGGACCTGCGCGAGGACGTCGCCTATTTCCAGCGCGAGGGTGATCTGGATTTCCACTACCGGATTATCCAGGGCAGCCACAACCACACCCTGATCGACATGCTGATCGGCGGCATCTATCACACGGTGCGTATGTACCGGTATCAGTTTTCCACCGTCAGCAACCGGCCGCAGAAGGCCTTGCAGGAACACCGCCGTATTGCCGAGGCCCTGGAGGCCCGGGACGGCGAAATGGCCGAGATCCTCATGCGTCGGCATATCAGTCGCGCGCGCGAGAACATCGAGGCCAGCAACTCTCAGACCCTGGAGCAGTCCCAATGA
- the prpB gene encoding methylisocitrate lyase: MSKPVSAGARFRKALAEEKPLQIMGTINAYAAMMAEQTGYRAIYLSGGGVANASYGLPDLGMTSMNDVLEDVRRISSAVETPLLVDIDTGWGGAFNISRTVKEMIKAGAGAVHLEDQVAQKRCGHRPNKEIVSQSEMVDRVKAAVDGKTDDDFFIIARTDAFQKDGLEAAIERSRACIEAGADGIFAEAVHTLEDYKAFKEGLGGAPLLANITEFGATPLFTRDELAEAGADMILYPLSAFRAMNAAALRVYQSIREQGHQKDVVDIMQTRMELYDFLNYHDYEQKLDALFAQGKG, from the coding sequence ATGAGCAAACCCGTCAGTGCCGGTGCCCGCTTTCGCAAGGCCCTTGCCGAAGAAAAACCGCTACAGATCATGGGCACCATCAACGCGTACGCGGCGATGATGGCTGAGCAGACTGGCTATCGTGCCATTTACCTCTCCGGCGGTGGTGTGGCCAATGCCAGCTACGGGCTGCCTGATCTGGGCATGACCAGCATGAATGATGTGCTGGAAGATGTGCGCCGTATCTCCAGCGCTGTGGAAACGCCGTTGCTGGTGGATATCGATACCGGCTGGGGTGGCGCCTTCAATATTTCCCGTACGGTCAAGGAAATGATCAAGGCTGGCGCCGGCGCTGTGCACCTGGAAGACCAGGTGGCACAGAAGCGCTGCGGCCATCGCCCGAACAAGGAAATCGTCTCGCAGAGCGAAATGGTGGACCGGGTCAAGGCCGCTGTGGACGGCAAGACGGACGATGACTTCTTCATCATCGCGCGTACCGACGCCTTCCAGAAAGACGGTCTGGAAGCGGCTATCGAGCGCTCCCGCGCCTGCATCGAAGCCGGTGCCGATGGCATCTTCGCCGAGGCCGTGCACACCCTGGAGGATTACAAGGCCTTCAAGGAAGGGTTGGGCGGAGCACCGCTGCTGGCCAATATCACCGAATTCGGCGCCACGCCGCTGTTTACCCGCGACGAACTGGCTGAGGCCGGTGCCGACATGATCCTGTACCCGCTGAGCGCGTTCCGTGCCATGAATGCGGCGGCACTGAGGGTATATCAGAGCATCCGCGAGCAGGGTCACCAGAAAGACGTGGTGGACATCATGCAGACGCGCATGGAACTGTATGATTTCCTCAACTACCACGATTACGAGCAGAAGCTCGACGCGCTGTTTGCCCAGGGCAAAGGCTGA
- the prpC gene encoding bifunctional 2-methylcitrate synthase/citrate synthase produces MAEGKKLSGAGLRGQVAGKTALSTVGKTGSGLTYRGYDVQDLAENCQFEEVAYLILKGNLPNQAELDAYKATLKSLRGLPQALKEVLERIPKDAHPMDVMRTGCSMLGNLETETDFSQQGDAADRLLAAFPSIICYWYRYSHDGVKVDVETDDDSIGAHFLHMLRGEKPNALHEQVMNVSLILYAEHEFNASTFTARVCASTLSDIHSCITGAIGSLRGPLHGGANEAAMDMIEKFRDTDHAEQEMMGMLERKEKIMGFGHAIYSTSDPRNGIIKQWSEKLAKDVGDTVLYPVSVRCEEVMWREKKLFCNADFFHASAYHFMGIPTKLFTPIFVMSRLTGWAAHVFEQRADNRIIRPSAEYVGEEPRKVAPIAER; encoded by the coding sequence ATGGCAGAAGGCAAGAAACTCAGCGGCGCTGGCCTGCGTGGCCAGGTAGCAGGCAAGACGGCACTCTCTACCGTGGGCAAGACCGGTTCAGGGCTGACCTACCGTGGCTACGACGTTCAGGATCTGGCAGAAAACTGCCAGTTCGAGGAAGTGGCCTACCTGATCCTCAAGGGTAACCTGCCGAACCAGGCCGAGCTGGATGCCTACAAGGCCACGCTCAAGAGCCTGCGCGGTCTGCCCCAGGCGCTGAAAGAAGTGCTGGAACGGATTCCGAAGGATGCGCACCCGATGGACGTAATGCGCACCGGCTGCTCGATGCTGGGCAACCTGGAAACCGAAACCGACTTCAGTCAGCAGGGCGATGCGGCCGACCGGCTGCTGGCTGCCTTCCCGTCGATCATTTGCTACTGGTACCGCTACAGTCATGACGGCGTGAAAGTGGACGTGGAAACCGATGACGATTCCATCGGCGCCCACTTCCTGCATATGCTGCGCGGCGAGAAACCGAATGCCCTGCACGAGCAGGTCATGAACGTGTCCCTGATCCTGTATGCAGAGCATGAGTTCAACGCGTCCACGTTTACTGCTCGCGTTTGTGCGTCCACGCTGTCCGACATTCACAGCTGCATTACCGGCGCCATTGGCTCGCTGCGCGGCCCCCTGCATGGCGGTGCTAACGAAGCGGCCATGGACATGATCGAGAAGTTCAGGGATACGGACCATGCCGAGCAGGAAATGATGGGCATGCTGGAGCGCAAGGAAAAGATCATGGGCTTCGGCCACGCGATCTACAGCACCTCCGATCCGCGTAACGGCATTATCAAGCAGTGGTCTGAAAAGCTGGCGAAAGATGTGGGCGATACCGTGCTGTATCCCGTATCCGTCCGTTGCGAAGAAGTGATGTGGCGTGAGAAGAAGCTGTTCTGCAATGCCGACTTCTTCCATGCGTCGGCTTATCACTTCATGGGTATCCCGACCAAGCTGTTCACGCCGATTTTCGTGATGAGTCGTCTGACTGGCTGGGCCGCCCACGTGTTCGAGCAGCGTGCGGACAACCGCATCATTCGCCCGAGCGCTGAGTATGTCGGTGAAGAGCCGCGCAAGGTGGCGCCCATCGCCGAGCGCTGA
- the acnD gene encoding Fe/S-dependent 2-methylisocitrate dehydratase AcnD: MNTDYRKTLPGTNLDYFDTREAVDAIQPGAYDTLPFTSRVLAEQLVRRCDPGMLTDALKQLIERKRDLDFPWYPARVVCHDILGQTALVDLAGLREAIAEEGGDPAQVNPVVPVQLIVDHSLAVEHPGFEENAFQKNRDVEDRRNADRFHFIDWCKTAFDNVDVIPPGNGIMHQINLEKMSPVVQVRDGVAFPDTCVGTDSHTPMVDALGVISVGVGGLEAENVMLGNPSMMRLPDIVGVELTGKLQPGITSTDLVLAMTEFLRRERVVGAYLEFYGEGADALTVGDRATIANMTPEYGATAAMFYIDGQTIDYLKLTGREDEQVALVEQYAKQTGLWADTLKNAEYERVLKFDLSTVGRNLAGPSNPHALLPVSELQSRGIAKAWEQQDGLMPDGAVIIAAITSCTNTSNPRNMIAAGLIARNANKLGLARKPWVKSSLAPGSKTVKMYLEEADLLGELQTLGFDVVAFACTTCNGMSGALDPVIQKEVVERDLYATAVLSGNRNFDGRIHPYAKQAFLASPPLVVAYAIAGTIRFDIEKDVLGYDQDGKPVTLKDIWPSDEEIDAIVKTAVKPEQFRQTYIPMFEKKGGEERAISPLYAWRPMSTYIRRPPYWEGNMASQRALKGMRPLAVLPDNITTDHLSPSNAILLDSAAGEYLDKMGLPEEDFNSYATHRGDHLTAQRATLANPKLFNEMVRDENGKVVQGSLARVEPEGKVMRMWEAIETYMARKQPLIIIAGADYGQGSSRDWAAKGVALAGVEAIVAEGFERIHRTNLIGMGVMPLQFEEGTTRKTLGIDGTETFDVEGTPAPRATLTLVMHRQNGDVERVPVICRLDTAEEVSVYQSGGILQKFAKEFMAEAS; the protein is encoded by the coding sequence ATGAATACTGACTACCGCAAGACACTTCCCGGCACCAACCTGGATTACTTCGACACCCGCGAAGCGGTCGATGCGATCCAGCCTGGCGCCTACGACACGCTCCCGTTTACCTCGCGCGTTCTGGCCGAGCAGCTGGTGCGCCGCTGCGACCCCGGGATGCTGACCGACGCGCTGAAGCAGCTGATCGAGCGCAAGCGTGATCTGGATTTCCCCTGGTACCCTGCGCGCGTGGTGTGCCACGACATTCTGGGCCAGACCGCGCTGGTTGATCTGGCTGGCCTGCGTGAGGCGATTGCTGAGGAAGGCGGTGATCCGGCCCAGGTCAATCCGGTGGTGCCGGTGCAGCTGATTGTTGATCACTCGCTGGCCGTTGAGCACCCGGGCTTTGAAGAGAACGCGTTCCAGAAAAACCGCGATGTGGAAGACCGTCGCAACGCCGATCGCTTCCATTTTATCGACTGGTGCAAGACCGCCTTCGACAACGTGGATGTGATTCCTCCGGGCAACGGGATCATGCACCAGATCAACCTGGAGAAGATGTCGCCGGTGGTCCAGGTGCGTGACGGTGTGGCCTTCCCGGATACCTGTGTCGGCACCGACAGCCACACCCCGATGGTCGACGCCCTGGGCGTAATTTCTGTCGGCGTGGGTGGCCTGGAAGCCGAGAACGTGATGCTGGGCAATCCGTCCATGATGCGGCTGCCGGACATTGTCGGCGTGGAACTGACCGGCAAGTTACAGCCGGGTATTACCAGTACGGACCTGGTGCTGGCCATGACCGAATTCCTGCGCCGCGAGCGCGTGGTGGGCGCGTATCTGGAATTTTACGGTGAAGGTGCAGATGCCCTGACCGTGGGCGACCGCGCCACGATCGCCAACATGACACCGGAATATGGCGCCACGGCGGCCATGTTCTACATCGATGGCCAGACCATTGACTACCTGAAGCTGACCGGCCGTGAAGACGAGCAGGTGGCGCTGGTGGAGCAATATGCGAAACAGACCGGCCTGTGGGCCGACACGCTCAAGAATGCCGAGTATGAGCGCGTACTGAAATTCGATCTGTCCACGGTGGGCCGTAACCTGGCCGGGCCGTCCAATCCGCATGCGCTGTTGCCGGTGTCGGAACTGCAGAGTCGTGGCATCGCCAAAGCATGGGAACAGCAGGACGGCCTGATGCCGGATGGCGCAGTGATTATCGCCGCTATCACCAGCTGCACCAACACCAGCAACCCTCGCAATATGATTGCCGCTGGCCTGATCGCGCGTAACGCGAACAAGCTGGGGCTGGCCCGCAAGCCGTGGGTGAAATCTTCGCTGGCGCCGGGTTCCAAGACAGTGAAAATGTACCTGGAAGAAGCCGATCTGCTGGGCGAGTTGCAAACGCTGGGCTTTGATGTGGTGGCCTTTGCCTGCACCACCTGTAACGGGATGAGCGGTGCCCTCGACCCGGTGATCCAGAAAGAAGTGGTGGAACGGGATCTGTACGCCACGGCGGTGCTGTCCGGCAACCGCAACTTCGACGGCCGTATTCATCCTTACGCCAAGCAGGCGTTTCTGGCGTCGCCGCCGCTGGTGGTGGCCTACGCCATTGCCGGTACCATCCGCTTTGATATCGAGAAGGATGTACTGGGCTACGACCAGGACGGCAAGCCGGTCACGCTGAAAGACATCTGGCCAAGCGATGAAGAGATTGATGCCATCGTCAAGACGGCGGTGAAGCCGGAGCAGTTCCGCCAGACCTACATTCCGATGTTCGAAAAGAAAGGCGGCGAAGAGCGTGCCATCAGTCCGCTGTATGCGTGGCGCCCGATGTCCACCTATATCCGTCGGCCGCCCTACTGGGAAGGCAATATGGCCAGCCAGCGTGCCCTGAAAGGCATGCGTCCGTTGGCGGTGCTGCCGGACAACATCACCACCGATCACCTGTCGCCGTCCAACGCCATCCTGCTGGACAGCGCCGCCGGTGAATACCTGGACAAGATGGGCTTGCCGGAAGAGGACTTCAACTCCTACGCCACCCACCGGGGCGATCACCTGACGGCGCAGCGTGCCACGCTGGCGAACCCGAAGCTGTTTAACGAAATGGTTCGGGACGAGAACGGCAAGGTAGTGCAAGGCTCGCTGGCGCGTGTCGAGCCGGAAGGCAAGGTGATGCGCATGTGGGAGGCCATCGAAACGTACATGGCACGCAAGCAGCCGCTGATTATCATTGCTGGCGCCGACTATGGTCAGGGTTCCTCCCGCGACTGGGCGGCCAAGGGTGTGGCACTGGCGGGTGTGGAAGCGATTGTGGCCGAGGGCTTCGAGCGCATTCACCGCACCAACCTGATCGGTATGGGCGTGATGCCGTTGCAGTTTGAAGAGGGCACCACCCGCAAGACGTTGGGTATCGATGGTACTGAAACCTTTGATGTGGAAGGTACCCCGGCGCCACGCGCCACCCTGACGCTGGTCATGCATCGTCAGAACGGCGATGTCGAGCGTGTGCCCGTGATCTGCCGGCTGGATACTGCAGAAGAGGTATCGGTGTACCAGTCCGGTGGCATCCTGCAGAAGTTTGCCAAGGAATTCATGGCGGAGGCGAGCTGA
- the prpF gene encoding 2-methylaconitate cis-trans isomerase PrpF, with protein sequence MTHQPQIRIPATYMRGGTSKGVFFNLTDLPQAAQVPGAARDALLLRVIGSPDPYGKHTDGMGGATSSTSKTVILSRSERPEHDVDYLFGQVSIDKPFIDWSGNCGNLTAAVGAFAISNGLVAADRIPQNGVCVVRIWQANIEKTIIAHVPITDGAVQETGDFELDGVTFPAAEVQIEFMDPADGEGAMFPTGNLVDDLEVPGIGTLKATLINAGIPTVFVNAEDIGYQGTELQGDINEDRKALVMFETIRAHGALRMGLIQDLQDAESRQHTPKVAFVAGPKAYTASSGKAVEAGDIDLLVRALSMGKLHHAMMGTAAVAIGTAAAIPGTLVNLAAGGGARTAVRFGHPSGTLRVGAEARQDGTDWVVTKAIMSRSARVLMEGAVRVPGDVA encoded by the coding sequence ATGACGCATCAGCCACAGATCAGGATTCCCGCCACCTATATGCGCGGCGGCACCAGCAAGGGCGTGTTTTTCAATCTGACCGACCTGCCGCAGGCCGCGCAGGTGCCCGGTGCTGCACGCGACGCGCTACTGCTGCGCGTGATCGGCAGCCCGGACCCCTATGGCAAGCACACCGACGGTATGGGCGGTGCCACCTCCAGCACCAGCAAGACGGTGATCCTGTCGCGCAGCGAGCGGCCGGAGCATGACGTCGATTACCTGTTCGGTCAGGTGTCCATCGACAAGCCCTTTATCGACTGGAGCGGCAACTGCGGCAACCTGACGGCGGCGGTCGGGGCGTTTGCGATTAGCAATGGTCTGGTGGCGGCGGACCGTATCCCGCAGAACGGCGTTTGTGTGGTGCGCATCTGGCAGGCGAATATCGAGAAAACGATCATCGCCCATGTGCCGATCACCGATGGTGCGGTGCAGGAAACCGGCGATTTCGAGCTGGATGGGGTGACCTTTCCGGCGGCGGAAGTGCAGATCGAGTTTATGGACCCGGCAGATGGGGAGGGCGCCATGTTCCCCACCGGCAACCTGGTCGATGATCTGGAGGTGCCCGGCATCGGCACCCTGAAAGCGACGCTGATCAATGCCGGTATTCCCACGGTCTTCGTCAACGCGGAGGATATCGGCTATCAGGGCACCGAGCTGCAGGGCGATATCAATGAAGATCGCAAGGCGCTGGTCATGTTCGAGACGATCCGTGCCCACGGCGCCTTGCGCATGGGGCTGATTCAGGACCTGCAGGACGCCGAGTCACGCCAGCACACGCCGAAGGTGGCGTTTGTGGCCGGGCCCAAGGCCTACACGGCGTCAAGCGGCAAGGCCGTTGAGGCGGGCGATATCGACCTGCTGGTACGCGCGCTGTCCATGGGCAAGCTGCATCACGCGATGATGGGCACGGCGGCCGTGGCCATCGGTACCGCCGCCGCCATTCCGGGCACGCTGGTCAACCTGGCGGCGGGCGGCGGCGCGCGTACGGCGGTGCGTTTCGGGCACCCGTCGGGCACCTTGCGCGTCGGCGCCGAAGCACGCCAGGACGGGACCGATTGGGTGGTCACCAAGGCGATCATGAGCCGTAGCGCGCGGGTGTTGATGGAAGGGGCCGTGCGCGTGCCCGGTGACGTGGCGTAA